One Megalops cyprinoides isolate fMegCyp1 chromosome 4, fMegCyp1.pri, whole genome shotgun sequence genomic window carries:
- the LOC118775961 gene encoding 2-oxoglutarate dehydrogenase, mitochondrial isoform X3 — protein sequence MHRLRTCASRLRPLTASQTAQNFSQQRQGAAPRTFQPMRCYTAPVAAEPFLNGTSSNYVEEMYYAWLENPKSVHKSWDIFFRNANAGAPPGTAYQSPPPLGVSLSGLTQAQSLVGAQPNVEKLVEDHLAVQSLIRAYQIRGHHVAQLDPLGIMDADLDSCVPTDIITSSDKLGFYGLDESDLDKVFRLPTTTFIGGNESALPLREIIRRLEMAYCQHIGVEFMFINDLDQCQWIRQKFEKPGVMQFTLEEKRTLLARMVRSTRFEEFLQRKWSSEKRFGLEGCESLIPALKTIIDKSSENGVENVIMGMPHRGRLNVLANVIRKELEQIFCQFDSKLEAADEGSGDVKYHLGMYHRRINRVTDRNITLSLVANPSHLEAVDPVVQGKTKAEQFYCGDTDGNRVMSILLHGDAAFAGQGIVYETFHLSDLPSYTTHGTVHVVVNNQIGFTTDPRVARSSPYPTDVARVVNAPIFHVNADDPEAVMYVCNVAAEWRATFHKDVVVDLVCYRRNGHNEMDEPMFTQPLMYKQIKKQKGVLQKYAEKLIAEGAVTRQEYEEEIAKYDKICEEAHARSKDEKILHIKHWLDSPWPGFFTLDGQPKSMSCPSTGLNEEDLTHIGQVASSVPVEDFTIHGGLSRILKGRGEMIKNRTVDWALGEYMAFGSLLKEGIHVRLSGQDVERGTFSHRHHVLHDQNVDKRICIPMNHIGPNQAPYTVCNSSLSEYGVLGFELGFAMASPNALVLWEAQFGDFHNTAQCIIDQFICPGQAKWVRQNGIVLLLPHGMEGMGPEHSSARPERFLQMCNDDPDVFPKITDDFAVRQLYDCNWIVVNCSTPANYFHVLRRQILQPFRKPLIVFTPKSLLRHPEAKSNFDDMLPGTHFQRMIPDEGAAVQNPAGVKRIIFCTGKVYYELTRERKARGMEDSVAIARVEQLSPFPFDLVKAETEKYPEADLVWCQEEHKNQGYYDYVKPRMRTTIDRTRPVWYAGRDPAAAPATGNKNTHLLELKRFLDTAFNLDAFTGQV from the exons ATGCACCGCTTAAGGACTTGTGCTTCACGGCTGCGGCCGCTCACAGCCTCTCAGACTGCTCAGAACTTTTCACAGCAGAGGCAGGGGGCGGCCCCAAGGACGTTTCAGCCAATGAGGTGCTACACTGCGCCAGTGGCTGCCGAGCCATTCCTCAATGGGACAAGCTCCAATTATGTGGAGGAGATGTATTACGCGTGGCTGGAAAACCCCAAGAGTGTTCATAAG TCTTGGGACATTTTTTTCCGAAACGCCAATGCTGGCGCCCCCCCGGGCACAGCCTACCAAAGCCCTCCCCCGCTGGGTGTGAGCCTGTCCGGACTGACGCAGGCGCAGTCCCTGGTAGGAGCTCAGCCCAATGTGGAGAAGCTGGTGGAGGACCACTTGGCTGTGCAGTCCCTCATCCGCGCATACCAG ATCCGCGGGCACCATGTTGCTCAGCTCGACCCTCTGGGGATCATGGACGCCGATCTGGACTCTTGTGTCCCGACCGACATTATCACGTCTTCGGATAAACTCG GCTTCTACGGGCTGGATGAGTCTGACCTGGACAAGGTGTTCCGCCTGCCCACCACCACCTTCATCGGGGGTAACGAGAGTGCCCTGCCCCTGAGGGAGATCATCCGCCGTCTGGAG ATGGCGTACTGCCAGCATATTGGAGTGGAGTTCATGTTCATCAATGACCTGGATCAATGCCAGTGGATACGGCAGAAGTTTGAGAAGCCCGGGGTGATGCAGTTCACACTGGAGGAGAAGAGAACTCTGCTGGCCCGGATGGTCCGTTCCACCAG GTTTGAGGAGTTCCTCCAGAGGAAGTGGTCCTCGGAGAAGCGCTTTGGGCTGGAGGGCTGTGAATCATTGATCCCCGCCCTCAAGACCATCATTGACAAGTCAAGTGAGAACGGCGTGGAGAATGTCATCATGGGCATGCCACACAG GGGTCGTCTGAATGTCCTGGCCAATGTCATCCGTAAGGAGTTGGAGCAGATCTTCTGCCAGTTTGACTCCAAGCTGGAGGCAGCTGATGAG GGGTCTGGGGATGTGAAGTACCACTTGGGGATGTATCACAGGAGGATCAACCGTGTGACTGACCGCAACATCACGTTGTCCCTGGTGGCCAACCCCTCTCACCTGGAGGCTGTGGACCCCGTGGTGCAGGGCAAGACCAAGGCCGAGCAGTTCTACTGTGGCGACACCGACGGCAACAGG GTCATGTCCATCCTGCTGCACGGTGACGCTGCGTTCGCTGGCCAGGGCATCGTGTACGAGACCTTCCACCTGAGCGACCTGCCCTCCTACACCACCCACGGCACCGTGCACGTGGTCGTCAACAACCAG ATCGGCTTCACCACCGACCCCCGCGTGGCCCGCTCCTCGCCTTACCCCACCGACGTGGCCCGGGTGGTTAACGCACCCATCTTCCACGTCAACGCGGACGACCCCGAAGCCGTGATGTACGTGTGCAACGTGGCAGCCGAGTGGAGGGCCACCTTTCACAAGGACGTGGTGGTGGACCTG GTGTGCTACCGGCGGAACGGCCACAACGAGATGGACGAGCCCATGTTCACGCAGCCGCTCATGTACAAGCAGATCAAGAAGCAGAAGGGCGTGCTGCAGAAGTACGCCGAGAAGCTGATCGCCGAGGGCGCCGTCACGCGGCAGGAGTACGAG gAGGAGATCGCCAAATACGACAAGATCTGTGAGGAGGCGCACGCGCGCTCCAAGGACGAGAAGATCCTGCACATCAAGCACTGGCTGGACTCCCCCTGGCCTG GCTTCTTCACCCTGGACGGCCAGCCAAAGAGCATGAGCTGCCCCTCCACCGGACTGAATGAGGAGGACCTGACCCACATTGGGCAGGTGGCCTCCTCTGTGCCCGTCGAGGACTTCACCATACACGGAG GTCTGAGCCGTATCCTGAAGGGCCGTGGTGAGATGATTAAGAACCGCACGGTGGACTGGGCGCTGGGAGAGTACATGGCCTTCGGCTCGCTGCTGAAGGAGGGAATCCATGTCCGGCTGAGTGGTCAGGACGTGGAGAGAGGCACCTTCAG ccaTCGTCACCATGTGCTGCACGACCAAAACGTTGACAAGAGGATCTGCATCCCCATGAACCACATCGGCCCCAACCAGGCCCCCTACACCGTGTGCAACAGCTCCCTGTCTGAGTACGGCGTGCTGG GATTCGAGCTGGGCTTCGCCATGGCCAGCCCCAACGCCCTGGTGCTGTGGGAGGCCCAATTCGGCGACTTCCACAACACGGCCCAGTGCATCATCGACCAGTTCATCTGTCCCGGCCAGGCCAAGTGGGTCCGTCAGAACGGCATCGTGCTGCTGCTCCCCCACGGCATGGAGGGCATG ggCCCAGAGCACTCCTCCGCTCGCCCCGAGAGGTTCCTGCAGATGTGCAACGATGACCCAGATGTGTTCCCA AAAATCACTGATGACTTTGCTGTGCGTCAGCTCTACGACTGCAACTGGATCGTGGTGAACTGCTCCACGCCTGCCAACTACTTCCACGTGCTGAGGAGGCAAATCCTGCAGCCCTTCAGGAAGCCT CTCATCGTTTTCACCCCCAAGTCCTTGCTGCGTCACCCTGAGGCCAAGTCTAATTTTGATGACATGCTGCCAG GCACTCACTTCCAACGCATGATCCCGGACGAAGGCGCCGCTGTGCAGAACCCTGCGGGAGTGAAGCGCATCATCTTCTGCACAGGGAAGGTCTACTACGAGCTCACCCGCGAGCGCAAGGCCCGGGGCATGGAGGACTCGGTCGCCATCGCTCGCGTCGAGCAG CTGTCCCCTTTCCCCTTCGACCTGGTGAAGGCCGAGACAGAGAAGTACCCTGAGGCAGATCTGGTGTGGTGCCAGGAGGAGCACAAAAACCAGGGTTACTACGACTACGTCAAGCCCCGTATGCGTACCACCATTGACCGCACACGCCCCGTCTG GTATGCGGGCCGTGATCCCGCTGCTGCTCCGGCCACCGGGAACAAAAATACTCACCTGCTCGAGCTGAAGCGCTTCCTGGACACTGCCTTCAACCTGGACGCCTTCACGGGCCAGGTTTAG
- the LOC118775961 gene encoding 2-oxoglutarate dehydrogenase, mitochondrial isoform X2: MHRLRTCASRLRPLTASQTAQNFSQQRQGAAPRTFQPMRCYTAPVAAEPFLNGTSSNYVEEMYYAWLENPKSVHKSWDIFFRNANAGAPPGTAYQSPPPLGVSLSGLTQAQSLVGAQPNVEKLVEDHLAVQSLIRAYQIRGHHVAQLDPLGIMDADLDSCVPTDIITSSDKLDLAVFKDRLSILTVGGFYGLDESDLDKVFRLPTTTFIGGNESALPLREIIRRLEMAYCQHIGVEFMFINDLDQCQWIRQKFEKPGVMQFTLEEKRTLLARMVRSTRFEEFLQRKWSSEKRFGLEGCESLIPALKTIIDKSSENGVENVIMGMPHRGRLNVLANVIRKELEQIFCQFDSKLEAADEGSGDVKYHLGMYHRRINRVTDRNITLSLVANPSHLEAVDPVVQGKTKAEQFYCGDTDGNRVMSILLHGDAAFAGQGIVYETFHLSDLPSYTTHGTVHVVVNNQIGFTTDPRVARSSPYPTDVARVVNAPIFHVNADDPEAVMYVCNVAAEWRATFHKDVVVDLVCYRRNGHNEMDEPMFTQPLMYKQIKKQKGVLQKYAEKLIAEGAVTRQEYEEEIAKYDKICEEAHARSKDEKILHIKHWLDSPWPGFFTLDGQPKSMSCPSTGLNEEDLTHIGQVASSVPVEDFTIHGGLSRILKGRGEMIKNRTVDWALGEYMAFGSLLKEGIHVRLSGQDVERGTFSHRHHVLHDQNVDKRICIPMNHIGPNQAPYTVCNSSLSEYGVLGFELGFAMASPNALVLWEAQFGDFHNTAQCIIDQFICPGQAKWVRQNGIVLLLPHGMEGMGPEHSSARPERFLQMCNDDPDVFPKITDDFAVRQLYDCNWIVVNCSTPANYFHVLRRQILQPFRKPLIVFTPKSLLRHPEAKSNFDDMLPGTHFQRMIPDEGAAVQNPAGVKRIIFCTGKVYYELTRERKARGMEDSVAIARVEQLSPFPFDLVKAETEKYPEADLVWCQEEHKNQGYYDYVKPRMRTTIDRTRPVWYAGRDPAAAPATGNKNTHLLELKRFLDTAFNLDAFTGQV, translated from the exons ATGCACCGCTTAAGGACTTGTGCTTCACGGCTGCGGCCGCTCACAGCCTCTCAGACTGCTCAGAACTTTTCACAGCAGAGGCAGGGGGCGGCCCCAAGGACGTTTCAGCCAATGAGGTGCTACACTGCGCCAGTGGCTGCCGAGCCATTCCTCAATGGGACAAGCTCCAATTATGTGGAGGAGATGTATTACGCGTGGCTGGAAAACCCCAAGAGTGTTCATAAG TCTTGGGACATTTTTTTCCGAAACGCCAATGCTGGCGCCCCCCCGGGCACAGCCTACCAAAGCCCTCCCCCGCTGGGTGTGAGCCTGTCCGGACTGACGCAGGCGCAGTCCCTGGTAGGAGCTCAGCCCAATGTGGAGAAGCTGGTGGAGGACCACTTGGCTGTGCAGTCCCTCATCCGCGCATACCAG ATCCGCGGGCACCATGTTGCTCAGCTCGACCCTCTGGGGATCATGGACGCCGATCTGGACTCTTGTGTCCCGACCGACATTATCACGTCTTCGGATAAACTCG ACCTCGCGGTTTTCAAGGATCGTCTCAGTATTCTAACGGTCGGAG GCTTCTACGGGCTGGATGAGTCTGACCTGGACAAGGTGTTCCGCCTGCCCACCACCACCTTCATCGGGGGTAACGAGAGTGCCCTGCCCCTGAGGGAGATCATCCGCCGTCTGGAG ATGGCGTACTGCCAGCATATTGGAGTGGAGTTCATGTTCATCAATGACCTGGATCAATGCCAGTGGATACGGCAGAAGTTTGAGAAGCCCGGGGTGATGCAGTTCACACTGGAGGAGAAGAGAACTCTGCTGGCCCGGATGGTCCGTTCCACCAG GTTTGAGGAGTTCCTCCAGAGGAAGTGGTCCTCGGAGAAGCGCTTTGGGCTGGAGGGCTGTGAATCATTGATCCCCGCCCTCAAGACCATCATTGACAAGTCAAGTGAGAACGGCGTGGAGAATGTCATCATGGGCATGCCACACAG GGGTCGTCTGAATGTCCTGGCCAATGTCATCCGTAAGGAGTTGGAGCAGATCTTCTGCCAGTTTGACTCCAAGCTGGAGGCAGCTGATGAG GGGTCTGGGGATGTGAAGTACCACTTGGGGATGTATCACAGGAGGATCAACCGTGTGACTGACCGCAACATCACGTTGTCCCTGGTGGCCAACCCCTCTCACCTGGAGGCTGTGGACCCCGTGGTGCAGGGCAAGACCAAGGCCGAGCAGTTCTACTGTGGCGACACCGACGGCAACAGG GTCATGTCCATCCTGCTGCACGGTGACGCTGCGTTCGCTGGCCAGGGCATCGTGTACGAGACCTTCCACCTGAGCGACCTGCCCTCCTACACCACCCACGGCACCGTGCACGTGGTCGTCAACAACCAG ATCGGCTTCACCACCGACCCCCGCGTGGCCCGCTCCTCGCCTTACCCCACCGACGTGGCCCGGGTGGTTAACGCACCCATCTTCCACGTCAACGCGGACGACCCCGAAGCCGTGATGTACGTGTGCAACGTGGCAGCCGAGTGGAGGGCCACCTTTCACAAGGACGTGGTGGTGGACCTG GTGTGCTACCGGCGGAACGGCCACAACGAGATGGACGAGCCCATGTTCACGCAGCCGCTCATGTACAAGCAGATCAAGAAGCAGAAGGGCGTGCTGCAGAAGTACGCCGAGAAGCTGATCGCCGAGGGCGCCGTCACGCGGCAGGAGTACGAG gAGGAGATCGCCAAATACGACAAGATCTGTGAGGAGGCGCACGCGCGCTCCAAGGACGAGAAGATCCTGCACATCAAGCACTGGCTGGACTCCCCCTGGCCTG GCTTCTTCACCCTGGACGGCCAGCCAAAGAGCATGAGCTGCCCCTCCACCGGACTGAATGAGGAGGACCTGACCCACATTGGGCAGGTGGCCTCCTCTGTGCCCGTCGAGGACTTCACCATACACGGAG GTCTGAGCCGTATCCTGAAGGGCCGTGGTGAGATGATTAAGAACCGCACGGTGGACTGGGCGCTGGGAGAGTACATGGCCTTCGGCTCGCTGCTGAAGGAGGGAATCCATGTCCGGCTGAGTGGTCAGGACGTGGAGAGAGGCACCTTCAG ccaTCGTCACCATGTGCTGCACGACCAAAACGTTGACAAGAGGATCTGCATCCCCATGAACCACATCGGCCCCAACCAGGCCCCCTACACCGTGTGCAACAGCTCCCTGTCTGAGTACGGCGTGCTGG GATTCGAGCTGGGCTTCGCCATGGCCAGCCCCAACGCCCTGGTGCTGTGGGAGGCCCAATTCGGCGACTTCCACAACACGGCCCAGTGCATCATCGACCAGTTCATCTGTCCCGGCCAGGCCAAGTGGGTCCGTCAGAACGGCATCGTGCTGCTGCTCCCCCACGGCATGGAGGGCATG ggCCCAGAGCACTCCTCCGCTCGCCCCGAGAGGTTCCTGCAGATGTGCAACGATGACCCAGATGTGTTCCCA AAAATCACTGATGACTTTGCTGTGCGTCAGCTCTACGACTGCAACTGGATCGTGGTGAACTGCTCCACGCCTGCCAACTACTTCCACGTGCTGAGGAGGCAAATCCTGCAGCCCTTCAGGAAGCCT CTCATCGTTTTCACCCCCAAGTCCTTGCTGCGTCACCCTGAGGCCAAGTCTAATTTTGATGACATGCTGCCAG GCACTCACTTCCAACGCATGATCCCGGACGAAGGCGCCGCTGTGCAGAACCCTGCGGGAGTGAAGCGCATCATCTTCTGCACAGGGAAGGTCTACTACGAGCTCACCCGCGAGCGCAAGGCCCGGGGCATGGAGGACTCGGTCGCCATCGCTCGCGTCGAGCAG CTGTCCCCTTTCCCCTTCGACCTGGTGAAGGCCGAGACAGAGAAGTACCCTGAGGCAGATCTGGTGTGGTGCCAGGAGGAGCACAAAAACCAGGGTTACTACGACTACGTCAAGCCCCGTATGCGTACCACCATTGACCGCACACGCCCCGTCTG GTATGCGGGCCGTGATCCCGCTGCTGCTCCGGCCACCGGGAACAAAAATACTCACCTGCTCGAGCTGAAGCGCTTCCTGGACACTGCCTTCAACCTGGACGCCTTCACGGGCCAGGTTTAG
- the LOC118775961 gene encoding 2-oxoglutarate dehydrogenase, mitochondrial isoform X1 yields the protein MHRLRTCASRLRPLTASQTAQNFSQQRQGAAPRTFQPMRCYTAPVAAEPFLNGTSSNYVEEMYYAWLENPKSVHKSWDIFFRNANAGAPPGTAYQSPPPLGVSLSGLTQAQSLVGAQPNVEKLVEDHLAVQSLIRAYQIRGHHVAQLDPLGIMDADLDSCVPTDIITSSDKLDLAVFKDRLSILTVGESEYKSCFKTCAKHWDSGFYGLDESDLDKVFRLPTTTFIGGNESALPLREIIRRLEMAYCQHIGVEFMFINDLDQCQWIRQKFEKPGVMQFTLEEKRTLLARMVRSTRFEEFLQRKWSSEKRFGLEGCESLIPALKTIIDKSSENGVENVIMGMPHRGRLNVLANVIRKELEQIFCQFDSKLEAADEGSGDVKYHLGMYHRRINRVTDRNITLSLVANPSHLEAVDPVVQGKTKAEQFYCGDTDGNRVMSILLHGDAAFAGQGIVYETFHLSDLPSYTTHGTVHVVVNNQIGFTTDPRVARSSPYPTDVARVVNAPIFHVNADDPEAVMYVCNVAAEWRATFHKDVVVDLVCYRRNGHNEMDEPMFTQPLMYKQIKKQKGVLQKYAEKLIAEGAVTRQEYEEEIAKYDKICEEAHARSKDEKILHIKHWLDSPWPGFFTLDGQPKSMSCPSTGLNEEDLTHIGQVASSVPVEDFTIHGGLSRILKGRGEMIKNRTVDWALGEYMAFGSLLKEGIHVRLSGQDVERGTFSHRHHVLHDQNVDKRICIPMNHIGPNQAPYTVCNSSLSEYGVLGFELGFAMASPNALVLWEAQFGDFHNTAQCIIDQFICPGQAKWVRQNGIVLLLPHGMEGMGPEHSSARPERFLQMCNDDPDVFPKITDDFAVRQLYDCNWIVVNCSTPANYFHVLRRQILQPFRKPLIVFTPKSLLRHPEAKSNFDDMLPGTHFQRMIPDEGAAVQNPAGVKRIIFCTGKVYYELTRERKARGMEDSVAIARVEQLSPFPFDLVKAETEKYPEADLVWCQEEHKNQGYYDYVKPRMRTTIDRTRPVWYAGRDPAAAPATGNKNTHLLELKRFLDTAFNLDAFTGQV from the exons ATGCACCGCTTAAGGACTTGTGCTTCACGGCTGCGGCCGCTCACAGCCTCTCAGACTGCTCAGAACTTTTCACAGCAGAGGCAGGGGGCGGCCCCAAGGACGTTTCAGCCAATGAGGTGCTACACTGCGCCAGTGGCTGCCGAGCCATTCCTCAATGGGACAAGCTCCAATTATGTGGAGGAGATGTATTACGCGTGGCTGGAAAACCCCAAGAGTGTTCATAAG TCTTGGGACATTTTTTTCCGAAACGCCAATGCTGGCGCCCCCCCGGGCACAGCCTACCAAAGCCCTCCCCCGCTGGGTGTGAGCCTGTCCGGACTGACGCAGGCGCAGTCCCTGGTAGGAGCTCAGCCCAATGTGGAGAAGCTGGTGGAGGACCACTTGGCTGTGCAGTCCCTCATCCGCGCATACCAG ATCCGCGGGCACCATGTTGCTCAGCTCGACCCTCTGGGGATCATGGACGCCGATCTGGACTCTTGTGTCCCGACCGACATTATCACGTCTTCGGATAAACTCG ACCTCGCGGTTTTCAAGGATCGTCTCAGTATTCTAACGGTCGGAG AGTCAGAGTACAagtcatgttttaaaacatgtgCGAAACACTGGGACAGTG GCTTCTACGGGCTGGATGAGTCTGACCTGGACAAGGTGTTCCGCCTGCCCACCACCACCTTCATCGGGGGTAACGAGAGTGCCCTGCCCCTGAGGGAGATCATCCGCCGTCTGGAG ATGGCGTACTGCCAGCATATTGGAGTGGAGTTCATGTTCATCAATGACCTGGATCAATGCCAGTGGATACGGCAGAAGTTTGAGAAGCCCGGGGTGATGCAGTTCACACTGGAGGAGAAGAGAACTCTGCTGGCCCGGATGGTCCGTTCCACCAG GTTTGAGGAGTTCCTCCAGAGGAAGTGGTCCTCGGAGAAGCGCTTTGGGCTGGAGGGCTGTGAATCATTGATCCCCGCCCTCAAGACCATCATTGACAAGTCAAGTGAGAACGGCGTGGAGAATGTCATCATGGGCATGCCACACAG GGGTCGTCTGAATGTCCTGGCCAATGTCATCCGTAAGGAGTTGGAGCAGATCTTCTGCCAGTTTGACTCCAAGCTGGAGGCAGCTGATGAG GGGTCTGGGGATGTGAAGTACCACTTGGGGATGTATCACAGGAGGATCAACCGTGTGACTGACCGCAACATCACGTTGTCCCTGGTGGCCAACCCCTCTCACCTGGAGGCTGTGGACCCCGTGGTGCAGGGCAAGACCAAGGCCGAGCAGTTCTACTGTGGCGACACCGACGGCAACAGG GTCATGTCCATCCTGCTGCACGGTGACGCTGCGTTCGCTGGCCAGGGCATCGTGTACGAGACCTTCCACCTGAGCGACCTGCCCTCCTACACCACCCACGGCACCGTGCACGTGGTCGTCAACAACCAG ATCGGCTTCACCACCGACCCCCGCGTGGCCCGCTCCTCGCCTTACCCCACCGACGTGGCCCGGGTGGTTAACGCACCCATCTTCCACGTCAACGCGGACGACCCCGAAGCCGTGATGTACGTGTGCAACGTGGCAGCCGAGTGGAGGGCCACCTTTCACAAGGACGTGGTGGTGGACCTG GTGTGCTACCGGCGGAACGGCCACAACGAGATGGACGAGCCCATGTTCACGCAGCCGCTCATGTACAAGCAGATCAAGAAGCAGAAGGGCGTGCTGCAGAAGTACGCCGAGAAGCTGATCGCCGAGGGCGCCGTCACGCGGCAGGAGTACGAG gAGGAGATCGCCAAATACGACAAGATCTGTGAGGAGGCGCACGCGCGCTCCAAGGACGAGAAGATCCTGCACATCAAGCACTGGCTGGACTCCCCCTGGCCTG GCTTCTTCACCCTGGACGGCCAGCCAAAGAGCATGAGCTGCCCCTCCACCGGACTGAATGAGGAGGACCTGACCCACATTGGGCAGGTGGCCTCCTCTGTGCCCGTCGAGGACTTCACCATACACGGAG GTCTGAGCCGTATCCTGAAGGGCCGTGGTGAGATGATTAAGAACCGCACGGTGGACTGGGCGCTGGGAGAGTACATGGCCTTCGGCTCGCTGCTGAAGGAGGGAATCCATGTCCGGCTGAGTGGTCAGGACGTGGAGAGAGGCACCTTCAG ccaTCGTCACCATGTGCTGCACGACCAAAACGTTGACAAGAGGATCTGCATCCCCATGAACCACATCGGCCCCAACCAGGCCCCCTACACCGTGTGCAACAGCTCCCTGTCTGAGTACGGCGTGCTGG GATTCGAGCTGGGCTTCGCCATGGCCAGCCCCAACGCCCTGGTGCTGTGGGAGGCCCAATTCGGCGACTTCCACAACACGGCCCAGTGCATCATCGACCAGTTCATCTGTCCCGGCCAGGCCAAGTGGGTCCGTCAGAACGGCATCGTGCTGCTGCTCCCCCACGGCATGGAGGGCATG ggCCCAGAGCACTCCTCCGCTCGCCCCGAGAGGTTCCTGCAGATGTGCAACGATGACCCAGATGTGTTCCCA AAAATCACTGATGACTTTGCTGTGCGTCAGCTCTACGACTGCAACTGGATCGTGGTGAACTGCTCCACGCCTGCCAACTACTTCCACGTGCTGAGGAGGCAAATCCTGCAGCCCTTCAGGAAGCCT CTCATCGTTTTCACCCCCAAGTCCTTGCTGCGTCACCCTGAGGCCAAGTCTAATTTTGATGACATGCTGCCAG GCACTCACTTCCAACGCATGATCCCGGACGAAGGCGCCGCTGTGCAGAACCCTGCGGGAGTGAAGCGCATCATCTTCTGCACAGGGAAGGTCTACTACGAGCTCACCCGCGAGCGCAAGGCCCGGGGCATGGAGGACTCGGTCGCCATCGCTCGCGTCGAGCAG CTGTCCCCTTTCCCCTTCGACCTGGTGAAGGCCGAGACAGAGAAGTACCCTGAGGCAGATCTGGTGTGGTGCCAGGAGGAGCACAAAAACCAGGGTTACTACGACTACGTCAAGCCCCGTATGCGTACCACCATTGACCGCACACGCCCCGTCTG GTATGCGGGCCGTGATCCCGCTGCTGCTCCGGCCACCGGGAACAAAAATACTCACCTGCTCGAGCTGAAGCGCTTCCTGGACACTGCCTTCAACCTGGACGCCTTCACGGGCCAGGTTTAG